The following are encoded in a window of Methanocella sp. genomic DNA:
- a CDS encoding DRTGG domain-containing protein, which yields MKSIFVSSITPRSGKTVITLGLALNSKVFTGFFKPFQEKMITVNGQQVEEDAYLMQSVIDFEASPAELCPFPRESIPSLTMAQVVEAYERVSKNKELMIVEGVELITAGFLYGLSGFDIVERLKSDMILLSNVDQESLDRLAMIKHYMDYRGIPLKGVILNFCDDVGIENFLKSKGIPVIGSMPYTPSLTTLHVFEIVEELNGLVLAGNENLNNLVEKTIIGAMSRDSALRYFERVPNKAVITGGDRNDVSLAALDTSMACLILTGGLLPSQEIIDRARNLGVPLISVREDTLSASEAIEKLIARIDPNDEKKIKLIKDEVAKNIDVGRILR from the coding sequence GTGAAGTCGATATTCGTAAGCTCTATAACGCCCCGCAGCGGCAAGACCGTCATCACCCTCGGGCTGGCTCTTAACTCGAAGGTATTCACCGGGTTCTTCAAGCCGTTCCAGGAAAAGATGATCACGGTGAACGGCCAGCAGGTGGAGGAGGACGCCTACCTGATGCAGTCGGTCATCGATTTCGAGGCGAGCCCCGCCGAGCTCTGCCCGTTTCCCAGAGAGTCGATACCGTCGCTCACCATGGCGCAGGTAGTGGAAGCTTACGAGCGCGTAAGCAAGAATAAAGAGCTGATGATCGTGGAAGGCGTGGAGCTCATCACCGCCGGCTTCCTGTACGGCCTCTCGGGCTTCGACATCGTCGAGCGCCTGAAATCCGATATGATCCTTCTGTCGAACGTGGATCAGGAGTCGCTGGACCGGCTTGCCATGATAAAGCATTATATGGACTATCGGGGCATACCGCTCAAGGGCGTCATCCTGAATTTCTGCGACGATGTGGGCATAGAGAATTTTTTAAAGAGCAAGGGCATCCCCGTCATTGGCTCCATGCCGTATACGCCGTCCCTGACGACGCTCCACGTTTTCGAGATCGTGGAGGAGCTGAACGGCCTGGTGCTGGCCGGCAACGAGAACCTGAATAATCTGGTGGAGAAGACGATCATCGGCGCCATGAGCCGGGACTCGGCGCTGCGCTATTTCGAGCGTGTCCCCAATAAAGCGGTCATCACTGGCGGCGACCGCAACGACGTGTCGCTCGCGGCGCTGGACACCTCTATGGCCTGTCTCATTTTAACCGGCGGCCTGCTGCCCTCCCAGGAGATCATCGACCGGGCGCGGAACCTGGGCGTGCCGCTCATCTCCGTACGCGAGGATACCCTGTCGGCATCGGAAGCCATCGAGAAGCTGATCGCCCGCATCGACCCCAACGACGAGAAAAAGATCAAGCTCATAAAGGACGAAGTCGCTAAAAATATTGACGTTGGCCGCATTTTACGCTAG
- a CDS encoding endonuclease III domain-containing protein has product MRDKKRDELLEIYRLLRNRFGHRNWWPADSSFEVIIGAILTQNVAWNNASKAIDGLKRANMLEPLALNERAAEEIAPLIKPSRFYNMKAMKIKNFMDFYYREYGGDLSVMSAESPAVLRKKLLAVKGLGQETADCILLYACGMPIFVVDAYTKRILQRYGIFKKEPSYEEAQRYFTENLPRDIELYNDFHAQIVQLGNCVCKTRPLCGSCPIAAVNGSKCRFTITTVHRSE; this is encoded by the coding sequence ATGAGAGATAAAAAACGGGATGAGCTTCTGGAGATCTATCGTTTGCTGCGAAACAGGTTCGGGCACAGGAACTGGTGGCCGGCGGATAGCTCCTTCGAGGTGATCATCGGCGCAATCCTTACTCAGAATGTGGCCTGGAATAACGCCAGTAAGGCAATTGACGGCTTGAAGCGGGCGAACATGCTCGAGCCGCTCGCGCTTAACGAGCGCGCTGCGGAGGAAATCGCTCCTTTGATTAAGCCGTCCAGGTTTTACAACATGAAAGCGATGAAGATCAAGAATTTTATGGACTTTTACTACAGGGAGTATGGGGGAGATTTAAGCGTGATGTCCGCCGAATCGCCCGCCGTGCTGAGGAAAAAGCTATTAGCGGTCAAAGGCCTGGGGCAGGAGACCGCCGACTGTATCCTGCTCTATGCCTGCGGCATGCCCATCTTCGTAGTCGACGCCTATACGAAAAGAATATTACAGAGATACGGTATCTTTAAAAAAGAGCCCTCTTACGAAGAAGCGCAGCGCTATTTCACCGAGAATCTGCCCCGGGATATAGAATTGTACAATGACTTCCACGCGCAGATCGTTCAACTTGGGAATTGTGTATGCAAGACAAGACCGCTATGTGGATCATGCCCCATCGCGGCCGTGAATGGATCGAAGTGCCGGTTCACAATAACAACGGTTCACAGATCCGAGTGA
- a CDS encoding DUF2797 domain-containing protein: protein MRIIGYSSIDKALLTDTGTIDISDDIGLILRKRGCAGLWEGDKYVHCDSDAAPFCERCGGILPDPCVMCRGECTKREKTCTIEHSVYLAIFSPGLIKVGVSKTRRLETRLMEQGADIGLEIARFPDGELARKRERELAAKYPDRVTFENKVDGLSQTVNGETLRAIYGRYDADSILHFEYFREKPWMKPIVLEPHENMAVSGRVLGVKGQALVIEKGSTLYAINLDGLVGYDVEEGKGQVSLQTSLLEFNRQGEI, encoded by the coding sequence ATGAGGATCATCGGCTACTCGTCCATAGATAAGGCCCTTTTAACGGATACCGGCACCATCGACATATCGGACGATATCGGCCTAATATTGCGAAAGCGCGGCTGCGCAGGCCTGTGGGAGGGCGATAAATACGTACATTGTGATAGCGACGCTGCCCCGTTTTGCGAGCGCTGCGGGGGCATCCTGCCTGACCCGTGCGTCATGTGCCGTGGCGAGTGCACGAAGCGAGAGAAGACCTGCACGATAGAGCATTCCGTCTATCTGGCCATTTTCTCGCCTGGCCTGATAAAGGTGGGCGTCTCGAAGACGCGGCGCCTGGAAACGCGCCTGATGGAGCAGGGAGCCGATATCGGCCTGGAGATAGCACGCTTCCCCGATGGCGAGCTGGCAAGGAAGCGAGAGCGGGAGCTGGCGGCGAAGTACCCGGACCGCGTCACCTTCGAAAATAAGGTCGACGGGCTTTCACAGACGGTGAACGGAGAAACGCTGCGAGCCATATACGGCCGATATGACGCCGATAGCATTTTGCACTTCGAGTATTTCCGCGAGAAGCCCTGGATGAAACCCATCGTGCTTGAGCCGCACGAGAACATGGCGGTCTCCGGCCGTGTGCTGGGAGTGAAAGGCCAGGCGCTGGTCATCGAGAAGGGCAGCACGCTCTATGCGATTAACCTCGACGGGCTCGTCGGCTACGACGTCGAAGAGGGAAAAGGCCAGGTCAGCCTGCAGACGTCACTACTGGAATTTAATCGGCAGGGGGAAATATGA
- a CDS encoding pyruvate kinase alpha/beta domain-containing protein, with protein sequence MITREIAYFEKPGPQNTDDTIRFAVKRAKELEIKYVVVASVSGETGVKAARAFKGTGVKVVVVGHHVGFSKPGARELQEPYIKELQALGAVIVEQTHALSGVERSISRRLGGVSRVEAIAEALRTLVSVGAKVAVECSIMAADGGQVPVDGSTEIIAMGGTYPGADTACVILPAHANNFFDMQIREFIAIPRKKTKE encoded by the coding sequence ATGATAACTCGTGAAATTGCGTATTTTGAAAAACCGGGTCCTCAAAATACCGATGATACGATACGGTTCGCCGTGAAGCGGGCGAAGGAGCTGGAGATCAAGTACGTAGTCGTGGCAAGCGTCAGCGGCGAGACGGGCGTGAAAGCGGCGAGGGCTTTCAAGGGCACGGGCGTGAAGGTCGTAGTCGTCGGCCACCACGTCGGGTTCTCAAAGCCCGGCGCCCGGGAGCTGCAGGAGCCGTATATTAAAGAGCTACAGGCGCTGGGCGCCGTCATCGTGGAGCAGACGCACGCCTTATCTGGCGTGGAGCGGTCCATCTCCCGGCGCCTGGGGGGTGTGTCCCGGGTCGAGGCAATTGCAGAAGCACTGAGGACCCTGGTCAGCGTGGGCGCCAAGGTCGCCGTCGAGTGCAGCATCATGGCGGCCGACGGGGGCCAGGTTCCGGTGGACGGCAGTACGGAGATAATCGCCATGGGGGGCACGTATCCCGGCGCCGATACGGCCTGCGTCATACTGCCGGCGCACGCGAACAATTTCTTCGATATGCAGATACGGGAGTTCATCGCCATCCCCAGAAAAAAGACGAAGGAATGA
- a CDS encoding PAS domain S-box protein: MVVIGQKHGEVIEKYHLIFNSVRDIILVFDMDGAILDANQAAVNAYGYSLEELLAMNIDMLRTPEERKMRREQWKLYGNGGLFESKYRCKDGTDFPAEISLRRLYMDGRQVMVAVVRDITERQQAEGELRRANRALQALSKCGNAVIHAVDETSLLSDVCQIIVETGGYRMAWIGYAEHDTAKTVKPVAQKGYESGYLENVQTTWADNEFGRGPAGTSIRTKAPHVVRNVLTDKDFVVWRDEAIKRGYASILGLPLMSEDRAFGALAIYSDRTDAFDPSEVILLSELANNLAYGIVSLRYRLQRSQAEKALRKSQFILAKAQEIAHVGNWAWNAQSNEMSWSDEVFRIFGFEPGSVRLTLDWYLSRIDPEDREKVEEFVRMIRDGNKLGSIDYRILLPDGSIRYITSVSDKIVRGPDGLVKWVYGINQDITERKLAEVEIKEAKDQAELYIDLMGHDINNMNLIGMSYLELAFQALELEGSLGPQYRTFIEKPYEAFKNSSRLIDNVIKLRQARAHDIRMEVLDLGRILDEVKARYSQVPERSVTLNAHYSHVRRYPVMANTLLVDVFENLIGNAIKHSEGALTIDIRMDSRKEGDAWYYAVTIEDNGPGIPDDMKANLFTRFRRGKTKAKGMGLGLFLVKMLVESFNGKIWMEDRIPGDFGKGSRFVVMLKAINE, encoded by the coding sequence ATGGTAGTCATCGGGCAAAAGCATGGCGAAGTCATTGAGAAATATCATCTGATCTTCAATAGCGTCCGGGATATCATACTGGTGTTCGATATGGATGGTGCCATCCTCGATGCTAACCAGGCGGCTGTAAATGCATACGGGTATTCGCTCGAGGAGCTTCTGGCCATGAACATTGATATGCTGCGTACTCCGGAGGAGCGGAAGATGCGGCGGGAGCAATGGAAGCTTTATGGCAACGGCGGCCTGTTCGAGTCGAAGTACCGGTGCAAGGACGGGACCGATTTCCCGGCGGAGATCAGCCTGCGGCGGCTGTATATGGACGGCCGCCAGGTGATGGTCGCTGTAGTCCGGGATATCACCGAGCGCCAGCAGGCTGAGGGCGAGTTACGAAGGGCGAATCGGGCGCTGCAGGCGCTCTCGAAGTGCGGCAACGCCGTTATCCACGCGGTCGACGAGACAAGTCTTTTAAGCGACGTTTGCCAGATCATCGTCGAAACGGGCGGCTACAGGATGGCCTGGATCGGCTATGCGGAGCACGACACAGCAAAGACAGTGAAGCCGGTGGCCCAGAAGGGCTACGAGTCGGGATACCTCGAAAATGTCCAGACCACATGGGCCGATAATGAATTCGGCCGGGGACCGGCGGGCACCTCTATACGTACAAAGGCTCCCCATGTCGTCCGGAACGTACTGACGGATAAGGACTTTGTAGTCTGGCGGGATGAGGCGATAAAGCGGGGCTACGCCTCCATCCTCGGCTTACCTCTCATGTCCGAAGATCGCGCCTTCGGTGCCCTCGCCATCTATTCGGACAGGACCGATGCCTTTGACCCGAGCGAAGTGATCCTATTATCGGAGCTGGCAAATAACCTCGCCTATGGCATCGTATCGCTGCGGTATCGCCTCCAGCGGAGCCAGGCTGAAAAAGCCCTGCGCAAAAGCCAGTTCATCCTGGCGAAGGCCCAGGAGATAGCCCACGTCGGCAACTGGGCATGGAACGCGCAGTCGAATGAAATGAGCTGGTCCGATGAAGTGTTCAGGATATTCGGGTTTGAGCCGGGTTCCGTCCGGCTGACGCTTGACTGGTATCTATCACGCATCGATCCGGAAGACAGGGAAAAGGTCGAGGAGTTCGTACGCATGATCCGTGACGGGAATAAGCTGGGCAGCATCGATTATCGGATACTGCTGCCGGACGGCTCCATAAGGTATATAACAAGCGTTTCCGATAAGATCGTGCGGGGCCCGGACGGCTTAGTGAAATGGGTCTACGGCATTAACCAGGACATCACGGAGCGCAAGCTTGCCGAGGTCGAGATAAAAGAGGCAAAGGACCAGGCTGAGCTCTATATCGACCTCATGGGGCATGACATCAATAACATGAACCTGATCGGCATGAGCTATCTTGAGCTCGCTTTCCAGGCGCTGGAGCTGGAAGGAAGCCTGGGCCCGCAATACCGGACTTTTATCGAGAAGCCCTATGAGGCATTTAAAAATAGCTCCCGGCTTATCGATAACGTGATCAAGCTCCGGCAGGCAAGGGCCCATGACATCAGGATGGAAGTGCTCGACCTTGGAAGAATACTGGATGAAGTGAAGGCGAGATATTCCCAGGTCCCCGAGAGGAGCGTCACCTTAAATGCCCATTACAGCCACGTCCGGCGGTATCCGGTCATGGCCAATACGCTGCTCGTCGATGTTTTCGAGAATCTGATCGGCAATGCGATCAAGCATTCGGAGGGGGCTCTCACCATTGACATCCGCATGGATTCCCGGAAGGAAGGGGATGCCTGGTACTACGCGGTGACGATCGAGGATAACGGGCCCGGTATACCAGACGACATGAAGGCCAACCTGTTCACGCGCTTCCGCCGCGGCAAGACGAAGGCAAAGGGCATGGGGCTGGGCCTATTCCTCGTAAAGATGCTCGTGGAAAGCTTTAACGGTAAGATCTGGATGGAAGACCGGATACCCGGCGACTTCGGAAAGGGAAGCAGGTTTGTCGTAATGCTCAAGGCTATCAATGAATAA
- the tgtA gene encoding tRNA guanosine(15) transglycosylase TgtA — protein MTDVFEITNKDLLGRTGRLYTPHGVVETPTVMPVINPNLRLIEPKELKRYGAQMLITNSYIIFKSERWHDKALKDGLHAMLDFDGPIMTDSGAFQLSVYGSVEVTNESIISFERDIGTDIGVPLDIPTPPDVPFGRARDELDITLERLAVAREYSGKMMLAGPVQGSTYPDLREEAGRRVYAMDFDIYPLGAVVPLMEAYRYRDLVDVVIRSKMGLGPAAPVHLFGAGHPMMLALAVALGCDLFDSAAYALYAKDGRYMTVDGTYHLSQLQHLPCSCPVCSGYSVKELMELDEKTRTGLLAEHNLYATFAELRLIRQSIADGDLMELVERRCRSHPKMLSGLKRMMDYSPYIEKSDPATKSTFFYLGPESCRRPEVYRHNELLNNLQVKGKALITTSRSIDRSGYDNVFYVKVPFGVYPDALGETYPIGQSENIDELECEARDATLENVLGFIIGHSEAEFTFAFTPSWESPVIARIGEVARVARLE, from the coding sequence ATGACCGACGTTTTCGAGATAACGAACAAAGACCTTTTAGGCCGAACGGGCAGGCTATACACGCCGCACGGCGTGGTCGAGACGCCCACAGTCATGCCCGTTATCAACCCGAACCTACGGCTGATCGAGCCGAAGGAGCTGAAGCGCTACGGGGCGCAGATGCTCATCACGAACTCCTATATTATTTTTAAAAGCGAGCGCTGGCACGACAAAGCCCTGAAGGACGGCCTCCACGCCATGCTCGATTTCGACGGCCCCATCATGACCGACTCCGGAGCATTCCAGCTTTCGGTATACGGGTCCGTAGAAGTCACTAACGAGTCCATCATTTCATTCGAGCGGGACATCGGCACCGATATCGGCGTGCCGCTGGACATACCCACTCCGCCCGACGTGCCGTTCGGCCGTGCAAGGGATGAGCTCGATATCACGCTGGAGCGGCTCGCTGTCGCCAGGGAATACTCGGGCAAGATGATGCTCGCCGGCCCCGTGCAGGGCTCGACCTACCCGGACCTGAGGGAAGAGGCGGGTCGCAGGGTCTACGCCATGGATTTTGATATCTATCCGCTGGGGGCGGTCGTGCCCCTGATGGAGGCATACCGGTATAGAGACCTGGTCGACGTGGTCATACGCAGTAAGATGGGACTGGGGCCCGCCGCGCCCGTCCATCTCTTCGGCGCCGGCCACCCCATGATGCTGGCGCTCGCCGTAGCGCTGGGCTGCGACCTCTTCGATTCTGCCGCCTACGCATTGTACGCGAAGGACGGCCGGTACATGACCGTCGATGGCACCTATCACCTTAGCCAGCTCCAGCATCTGCCGTGCAGCTGTCCGGTCTGCTCGGGCTACTCGGTAAAAGAGCTGATGGAGCTGGACGAAAAGACGAGGACGGGGCTTCTTGCAGAGCACAATCTCTACGCCACGTTCGCCGAGCTGCGGCTCATCAGGCAGAGCATCGCCGACGGCGACCTGATGGAGCTGGTCGAGCGGCGCTGCCGGAGCCACCCGAAGATGCTGTCCGGCCTCAAGCGCATGATGGACTACTCGCCTTACATCGAGAAATCCGACCCGGCAACCAAGTCCACGTTCTTTTATCTGGGCCCGGAGTCCTGCCGCCGGCCCGAGGTCTACAGGCATAATGAGCTGCTCAATAATCTCCAGGTCAAGGGCAAGGCGCTCATCACGACGAGCAGGAGTATTGATCGATCCGGCTATGACAATGTCTTTTACGTGAAGGTGCCCTTCGGTGTCTACCCCGATGCCCTGGGCGAAACCTATCCCATCGGGCAATCCGAGAATATCGACGAGCTCGAATGCGAGGCCCGGGACGCCACGCTGGAGAACGTGCTGGGGTTCATTATCGGGCATAGTGAGGCCGAATTTACCTTCGCCTTCACGCCTTCCTGGGAAAGCCCCGTCATCGCCCGTATCGGGGAGGTGGCCCGTGTCGCCAGGCTCGAATAA
- a CDS encoding alpha/beta hydrolase produces the protein MGMEETILIDGINVSYRVEGKCEPLILLHGMAFSHDVWDKTIRQASKFFTIYAPDLPGFGCSDKPDVSYGLDFYVEFLKKFADTLKIHKCFIAGMSMGGEIAAAFAARYPDRVDRLVIVDANGFSPLIKGIRTLTVLGSPLYIRMFNSRSMLKNYMANMLYDTKALDEELIDKEWARMRDPAYRASLSKNSKYLSTVDEAFPGLIRGIKARTLIIWGKDDTILPVDDAYKFMESIPGSEVILIERCGHAPVLEKNEAFNKALLSFLAQVNMYYEAVAK, from the coding sequence ATGGGTATGGAAGAGACAATACTCATTGACGGCATTAACGTAAGCTATCGCGTCGAAGGGAAGTGCGAGCCTTTAATCCTATTGCACGGCATGGCGTTCTCCCACGACGTCTGGGATAAGACAATCCGGCAGGCATCGAAGTTTTTCACGATATACGCGCCAGACCTGCCCGGGTTTGGCTGTTCCGATAAGCCTGACGTGTCGTATGGCCTTGACTTTTATGTCGAATTCCTGAAAAAGTTCGCCGACACGCTGAAGATCCATAAGTGCTTTATCGCCGGCATGTCCATGGGCGGCGAGATCGCCGCGGCCTTTGCTGCGAGGTACCCGGACCGGGTGGACCGGCTGGTCATCGTCGACGCGAACGGCTTTTCTCCGCTGATCAAGGGCATCCGCACGCTTACCGTGCTCGGCTCTCCTCTCTACATCCGGATGTTCAACAGCAGGAGCATGCTTAAGAATTATATGGCGAACATGCTTTACGATACAAAAGCGCTCGACGAGGAGCTTATCGACAAGGAGTGGGCACGCATGCGGGACCCCGCATACCGGGCTTCACTGTCGAAGAACTCGAAGTACCTGTCGACGGTCGACGAGGCATTTCCCGGGCTCATCCGGGGCATCAAGGCCAGGACGCTCATTATCTGGGGAAAGGACGATACTATACTGCCCGTCGATGACGCCTATAAGTTCATGGAATCCATCCCGGGCTCCGAGGTCATCCTGATCGAGAGATGCGGCCATGCGCCCGTCCTGGAAAAGAACGAGGCCTTCAATAAAGCGCTCCTCTCTTTCCTGGCGCAGGTCAACATGTACTATGAGGCCGTGGCGAAGTAA
- a CDS encoding methanogenesis marker 9 domain-containing protein: protein MSDLFDLKVGYVTFKNPVAVASMAGVTDSDFFGNFPDAGLYFLGGYSLDEATMDASREMVRRGRKEFVSDDIFALIESELKKVSGKGVAIGINVRATSPEPFIRAAELAKKYGAILEINGHCRQEEMGAINAGEAMLKDRIALARLVSEVKKTGAVISLKMRSGIVDDVKLARILEKAGLDILHVDAMGVKGANLNVIKKLRDSTSLFIIGNNSITNYETAQAMYSAGADMISVARAAMANPKLIKGLVSYTGDQQKQTGWYNAPSHICRGGDLRGLTWCCPPIKECPVHGALARANLSPEKFARIKLKFGEGTKLEKGSTTCFGSMVWCCKFNKPCYLREDSMAENKLDYKEYTALKKKLSEEIIRNIDKEKVVT, encoded by the coding sequence ATGTCCGATCTCTTCGACCTGAAAGTTGGGTATGTAACCTTTAAGAACCCGGTGGCCGTGGCATCGATGGCCGGTGTTACCGACAGCGATTTCTTCGGCAATTTTCCGGATGCGGGCTTATACTTTTTAGGCGGCTATAGCCTGGACGAGGCCACGATGGACGCGTCCCGGGAAATGGTCAGGCGGGGACGGAAGGAATTCGTGTCCGACGACATCTTCGCTCTCATCGAGTCCGAGCTCAAGAAAGTCTCGGGTAAAGGTGTGGCCATCGGCATTAACGTGCGTGCCACGTCTCCGGAGCCTTTCATCAGGGCGGCAGAGCTGGCAAAAAAATATGGCGCTATCCTGGAGATCAACGGCCATTGCCGGCAGGAAGAGATGGGCGCAATTAACGCCGGCGAAGCCATGCTCAAGGACCGCATCGCCCTGGCCCGCCTGGTATCGGAAGTTAAAAAGACTGGCGCCGTGATATCGCTGAAAATGCGCTCGGGTATCGTGGACGACGTTAAGCTGGCCCGAATCCTGGAAAAAGCCGGCCTGGACATACTCCACGTCGACGCCATGGGCGTGAAGGGCGCCAACCTGAACGTCATAAAGAAGCTGCGGGATTCCACGAGCCTCTTTATCATCGGCAATAACTCTATTACGAATTATGAGACGGCGCAGGCCATGTATTCGGCCGGCGCGGACATGATCTCGGTGGCCCGGGCCGCCATGGCGAACCCGAAGCTCATCAAGGGCCTCGTCTCGTATACAGGGGATCAGCAGAAGCAGACCGGCTGGTACAACGCCCCGTCGCACATCTGCCGCGGCGGCGACCTTCGGGGGCTCACGTGGTGCTGTCCGCCCATCAAGGAGTGCCCGGTCCACGGCGCGCTCGCCCGCGCCAACCTCAGCCCGGAGAAGTTCGCCAGAATAAAATTGAAATTCGGCGAGGGCACGAAGCTGGAAAAGGGCAGCACGACGTGCTTCGGCAGCATGGTCTGGTGCTGCAAGTTCAATAAGCCCTGCTATTTAAGAGAGGACTCCATGGCCGAGAACAAGCTCGACTACAAGGAATACACGGCCCTAAAAAAGAAACTGTCGGAAGAGATCATCAGGAATATTGATAAGGAAAAAGTCGTCACTTGA